In Zingiber officinale cultivar Zhangliang chromosome 8B, Zo_v1.1, whole genome shotgun sequence, a single genomic region encodes these proteins:
- the LOC122017281 gene encoding rho GDP-dissociation inhibitor 1-like, whose protein sequence is MDKEKETSAQSGHNTDDEDKISRKLSSTSIVSEDDCGGDDDDEKRAILLGPQIGLKEQLEMDKDDESLRKWKEQLLGSVDLNDVGEILEPNVEFQELTILSPDRDDLVLPIPFAPDSKGFAFALKDGCRYRLKFSFTVTNNIVSGLRYTNTVWKTGVKVENNKVMLGTFSPQKEPYTYELEEETTPAGYFARGSYSAKTKFVDDDGKCYLDMNYYFEIRKDWPN, encoded by the exons ATGGATAAGGAGAAGGAAACTAGTGCCCAGAGCGGACATAACACTGACGATGAGGACAAGATCTCTCGCAAGCTAAGCTCTACCTCGATTGTCTCCGAGGATGATTGCGGCGgcgatgatgatgatgagaagCGAGCTATTTTGCTCGGCCCGCAAATTGGGCTCAAGGAACAATTGGAGATGGATAAG GACGACGAGAGCTTGAGGAAGTGGAAGGAGCAACTCCTTGGAAGTGTAGATCTTAATGATGTCGGGG AGATACTTGAGCCAAATGTGGAGTTTCAGGAGCTGACCATATTGAGCCCCGATCGCGACGATCTAGTTTTGCCAATTCCCTTTGCGCCTGATTCAAAGGGCTTCGCATTCGCACTCAAGGATGGTTGTCGATATCGTCTCAAATTTTCCTTCACTGTCACTAATAACATTGTTTCTGGTCTTAGATACACTAACACTGTTTGGAAAACCGGAGTAAAAG TCGAGAATAATAAAGTGATGTTGGGAACATTTAGTCCACAAAAGGAGCCTTACACAtatgaactagaagaagagacgaCTCCTGCTGGTTACTTTGCAAGGGGATCTTACAGTGCGAAAACGAag TTTGTGGATGATGATGGCAAGTGCTACTTGGATATGAACTACTACTTCGAGATTCGAAAGGACTGGCCAAATTAA